From one Suicoccus acidiformans genomic stretch:
- the leuS gene encoding leucine--tRNA ligase produces MAFNHHEIEPKWQQYWDEHHTFKTENRGKGHPKYYVLDMFPYPSGQGLHVGHPKGYTATDIVARMKRAQGYDVLHPMGWDAFGLPAEQYALDTGNDPADFTQENIQNFKRQIKSLGFSYDWEREIDTTDPDYYKWTQWIFTKLFEKGLAYQDDVMVNWCPALGTVLANEEVINGVSERGGYPVYRRPMRQWVLKITAYADRLLKDLDDLDWPDSVKEMQRNWIGKSEGAIIKFSVEGTDIVLESYTTRPDTLFGSSYIVVAPESELVQAITSPDQKAAVDAYIEEVATKSELERTSLNKDKTGVFTGAYAINPATQEPIPVWIADYVIASYGTGVVMGSPAHDERDFEFAMKYDLAITPVIQGPDNEIPYFGEGPIINSDFLNGMSVAEGITAMIDWLEANGHGERRINYRLRDWIFSRQRYWGEPIPVIHWEDGTTTAVPEADLPVRLPKTDHIHPSGTGESPLANIDEWVNVTDPETGMKGRRETNTMPQWAGSSWYFLRYMDPHNDDALVSEAAIEKWGNVDLYIGGAEHAVLHLLYARFWHKFLYDLGVVNTKEPFQRLFNQGMILGSNNEKMSKSKGNVVNPDDVVNEYGADTLRLYEMFMGPLDASIAWSEEGLEGSRRFLDRVWRLYVDEAGNIRDTIQDQGNTNLTQVYHQTVKKVTEDLDALHFNTAISQLMIFLNEARSAKVFPREYAEGYLQLLAPIAPHMSEEIWAKMGHDASITLKAWPSFDETKTVAEEVEIVVQINGKVRAKAMVAVDMAQDEMEAIALDLAEIKTGLEGLTVRKVIAVPNRLVNIVAN; encoded by the coding sequence ATGGCATTTAATCATCACGAAATCGAACCCAAATGGCAACAATATTGGGATGAGCACCATACATTCAAGACAGAAAACCGTGGCAAGGGCCACCCGAAATATTATGTCCTTGACATGTTCCCGTATCCGTCTGGTCAAGGCTTACATGTAGGTCATCCGAAAGGCTACACGGCAACGGATATTGTTGCACGTATGAAACGTGCCCAAGGCTATGATGTCTTGCATCCAATGGGTTGGGACGCTTTTGGCTTACCGGCGGAACAATATGCATTAGATACAGGTAACGACCCAGCTGACTTTACCCAGGAGAATATTCAGAACTTCAAACGTCAAATTAAGTCGCTCGGCTTCAGTTATGACTGGGAGCGTGAAATAGATACAACCGATCCAGACTACTACAAGTGGACGCAGTGGATTTTTACGAAGCTTTTTGAGAAGGGCTTGGCTTACCAGGATGATGTGATGGTTAATTGGTGCCCGGCTTTAGGAACGGTGCTGGCTAATGAGGAAGTTATTAACGGTGTATCTGAGCGGGGCGGTTACCCAGTGTATCGTCGTCCGATGAGGCAGTGGGTACTGAAGATTACGGCCTACGCTGATCGTCTACTGAAAGATTTGGATGATCTGGATTGGCCGGATAGTGTCAAAGAGATGCAAAGAAACTGGATTGGCAAATCTGAAGGTGCTATCATCAAATTCTCGGTCGAAGGCACAGATATAGTGCTTGAGTCCTACACAACCCGTCCGGACACCTTGTTCGGCTCGAGTTACATTGTTGTTGCGCCAGAATCTGAGCTTGTTCAAGCCATTACAAGCCCCGATCAAAAAGCTGCCGTCGATGCTTATATCGAAGAAGTAGCTACTAAGAGCGAATTAGAGCGCACAAGCCTGAATAAAGATAAAACCGGCGTTTTTACAGGTGCTTACGCCATTAACCCAGCCACCCAAGAACCAATTCCAGTGTGGATTGCGGACTACGTTATTGCTTCTTACGGAACCGGTGTTGTTATGGGTTCACCGGCTCATGATGAGCGTGACTTTGAGTTCGCTATGAAGTATGACTTGGCTATTACACCGGTAATTCAAGGGCCGGACAATGAAATTCCATATTTCGGTGAGGGGCCGATTATTAATTCTGACTTCTTGAACGGTATGAGTGTTGCTGAAGGCATTACGGCCATGATTGACTGGTTGGAAGCGAATGGCCACGGCGAACGCAGGATTAATTACCGCCTGCGGGATTGGATTTTCTCACGTCAACGCTATTGGGGTGAACCGATTCCAGTGATTCATTGGGAAGACGGCACGACGACTGCGGTACCGGAAGCAGACTTGCCTGTCCGCTTACCGAAAACCGATCATATTCATCCAAGTGGGACCGGTGAGTCGCCACTAGCTAACATTGACGAATGGGTAAACGTCACCGATCCAGAAACGGGCATGAAAGGACGTCGCGAGACGAATACTATGCCTCAGTGGGCAGGTAGTTCTTGGTACTTCTTGCGATACATGGATCCGCATAATGATGATGCTCTCGTTAGTGAAGCAGCCATTGAGAAGTGGGGCAATGTGGACTTATATATCGGAGGAGCCGAGCATGCGGTGCTCCATTTATTATACGCCCGTTTCTGGCATAAATTCCTTTATGATTTAGGTGTAGTAAACACGAAAGAGCCTTTCCAACGCCTCTTCAATCAAGGTATGATTCTAGGCTCCAATAATGAGAAGATGTCTAAGTCAAAAGGCAACGTCGTCAACCCAGATGATGTAGTCAATGAGTACGGGGCAGATACCCTTCGCCTATACGAAATGTTCATGGGACCTTTGGACGCATCCATTGCTTGGAGCGAAGAAGGACTCGAAGGGAGCCGCCGTTTCCTAGACCGCGTCTGGCGTTTATATGTAGACGAAGCAGGTAATATCCGGGATACCATTCAAGACCAAGGCAATACCAACTTAACTCAAGTCTACCACCAAACCGTCAAGAAAGTGACCGAAGACCTCGACGCCTTGCACTTCAATACGGCTATTTCACAATTGATGATCTTCCTTAACGAAGCGCGCAGTGCCAAAGTCTTCCCGCGTGAATACGCTGAAGGTTACTTGCAACTCTTGGCCCCAATTGCACCTCATATGAGTGAGGAAATTTGGGCGAAGATGGGTCACGATGCATCTATTACCTTGAAAGCATGGCCAAGCTTCGATGAAACCAAGACGGTGGCAGAAGAAGTCGAAATTGTTGTACAAATTAATGGAAAAGTACGCGCCAAAGCAATGGTTGCAGTAGATATGGCCCAAGACGAGATGGAAGCCATTGCATTGGACTTGGCAGAAATTAAAACCGGCTTAGAAGGCTTAACGGTGCGTAAAGTCATTGCAGTGCCAAATCGCCTGGTAAATATCGTAGCGAATTAA
- the metK gene encoding methionine adenosyltransferase: protein MTTQTHLFTSESVTEGHPDKIADQISDAILDAILAEDPKARVACETAVNTGFVLVFGEVTTTSYVDIQHVVRETIREIGYTDRRYGFDADNVAVLVSLDEQSPDIAQGVDDALESRDDDSQALIGAGDQGIMFGYASKETDNYMPLAIDLSHRLARRLAEVRKNGTLAYLGPDGKTQVTVEYDQDKNVIAIDNIVISTQHAEGIELSQIETDVIEHVVRPIVPEAWLTNTKFYINPTGKFVIGGPVGDSGLTGRKIIVDTYGGAARHGGGAFSGKDATKVDRSASYAARYVAKNIVAANLAERCEIQLAYAIGMAEPTSIAIDTYGTSDYSEQALITAVRQVFDLTPAGIIDMLDLRKPVFKQTAAYGHFGRTEPGFTWENTDRVEALQAALENL from the coding sequence ATGACGACTCAAACCCATTTATTTACATCCGAATCTGTAACCGAAGGACACCCTGACAAAATAGCTGATCAAATCAGTGATGCAATTCTTGACGCTATCCTTGCTGAGGATCCCAAAGCGCGCGTAGCCTGTGAAACGGCGGTGAATACGGGCTTCGTGCTTGTTTTTGGCGAAGTGACAACAACCAGCTACGTTGATATTCAACACGTCGTACGCGAGACGATTCGTGAAATAGGCTATACCGACCGCCGATACGGCTTCGATGCAGATAACGTAGCTGTCTTGGTGTCCTTGGACGAGCAGTCACCCGACATTGCTCAAGGTGTGGACGATGCACTAGAAAGCCGCGATGACGATAGTCAGGCTTTAATTGGAGCAGGGGACCAGGGGATTATGTTTGGCTATGCGAGTAAAGAAACCGACAACTACATGCCCCTGGCGATTGATTTAAGCCACCGCCTGGCCCGTCGCCTAGCAGAAGTGCGCAAGAACGGGACACTCGCTTATCTTGGCCCCGATGGCAAAACCCAAGTAACCGTCGAATACGACCAAGATAAGAACGTTATAGCGATTGACAACATTGTAATTAGTACCCAGCACGCCGAAGGAATCGAGCTTTCTCAAATCGAGACTGACGTCATCGAACATGTGGTGCGGCCTATTGTACCAGAAGCTTGGTTGACGAATACAAAATTCTACATCAACCCAACCGGCAAATTCGTCATCGGCGGTCCTGTCGGCGACTCCGGCTTAACCGGCCGCAAAATCATCGTCGATACTTACGGTGGCGCAGCCCGCCACGGAGGTGGTGCCTTCTCTGGGAAAGACGCCACCAAAGTCGACCGCTCCGCCAGCTACGCCGCTCGCTACGTTGCCAAAAATATCGTCGCTGCCAACCTAGCAGAACGTTGCGAAATCCAACTAGCCTACGCCATCGGGATGGCTGAACCGACCTCGATTGCAATCGATACCTACGGCACGTCTGATTATAGCGAACAAGCTCTAATCACAGCTGTCCGCCAAGTATTTGACTTAACCCCAGCAGGCATTATCGACATGCTTGACTTGCGTAAGCCTGTCTTCAAACAGACTGCTGCTTACGGTCACTTCGGCCGAACAGAGCCAGGTTTTACTTGGGAGAATACTGACCGCGTCGAAGCCTTGCAAGCAGCATTGGAAAATCTATAG
- a CDS encoding tRNA (mnm(5)s(2)U34)-methyltransferase, whose amino-acid sequence MANLCYNTLNFTKGADSMYNALRYSHQLLAETIERFPAGHYIDATLGNGHDTAFILTRPNFAGTISAFDIQSEALESTRDLLRQKNLVDHPGLTLYKASHARIADTLTDIPVFHGAIYNLGYLPGGDHSVTTLAESTLTSLAQVRSKLVVKGRIILVIYYGHPGGLEEKNAILAELATWPQEQFQVLQYGFINQRNNPPLLVAVERLRDR is encoded by the coding sequence ATGGCAAATCTATGCTATAATACGCTAAATTTCACTAAAGGAGCTGACAGCATGTATAATGCTTTGCGTTACAGCCACCAACTGCTCGCGGAAACCATCGAGCGTTTTCCAGCTGGACACTATATTGATGCCACACTTGGCAATGGCCACGACACCGCTTTCATCCTCACCCGCCCCAACTTCGCCGGCACCATCTCGGCCTTCGATATTCAAAGTGAAGCCCTTGAATCCACCCGAGACCTTCTAAGGCAAAAAAATCTAGTTGACCACCCGGGGCTAACGCTCTATAAGGCGAGTCATGCAAGGATAGCGGACACATTAACCGATATTCCCGTCTTTCACGGCGCTATATACAATTTGGGCTACTTGCCCGGCGGCGACCACAGCGTCACGACATTAGCTGAATCAACGCTGACTAGCCTAGCACAAGTGCGCTCGAAATTGGTAGTCAAAGGACGCATCATCCTAGTCATTTACTACGGCCATCCAGGTGGACTAGAAGAAAAGAATGCGATTTTAGCTGAATTAGCCACGTGGCCCCAAGAGCAGTTCCAAGTCTTGCAGTACGGATTTATTAATCAACGGAATAATCCACCACTATTGGTGGCGGTGGAGCGACTTCGGGATCGCTAA
- a CDS encoding LysM peptidoglycan-binding domain-containing protein: MNSRTKFIAKQRLNAKYDLRKTVMKKVNTGLVFFATGAVISQVQAEYAPVTVQAQTTGTKQSQFLNLISGYATDIAAKNDLYASVMIAQAALESGWGSSTLSQAPNYNLFGIKGAYNGQSVRKNTLEDDGSGNYYSIQDNFKRYNHYGESLEDYAGTLTGYNDDNSWRAKYYAGARRSNTNSYKDATAHLTGRYATDTSYASKLNRIIEENNLTRFDVAGVPNTAVRSSTQTQTTKDMVSTPTPSASSAGSYTVQKGDTLYSIARRNGLSANKLIADNGGSTLIKVGQNINFGTATDSNTVATASPAAATMASTSTESSESATRASAPAATTAGSYTVQRGDTLYSIARRNGLNVNDLIAANGGTSLIKAGQTLNLSGASSVSTPAPASQAVEAPASVEAPASAEASGNAYAVQAGDTLYSISRRTGADLNTLIAQNGGSTLITVGQTLNLSGASSVSTPAPASQVVEASEAVTSDPVQAESVVASPAPASTEAVGNAYAVQAGDTLYSISRRTGADLDTLIAQNGGSTLITVGQTIQY, translated from the coding sequence TTGAATTCTAGAACGAAATTTATTGCTAAACAACGTCTGAATGCAAAGTATGATTTAAGGAAAACTGTAATGAAGAAGGTCAATACGGGCTTGGTGTTCTTTGCGACTGGGGCTGTAATTAGTCAAGTCCAAGCTGAATATGCACCTGTAACAGTTCAAGCACAAACGACTGGGACGAAGCAATCACAATTTCTGAACTTGATTTCAGGCTATGCTACTGACATTGCAGCCAAGAATGATTTGTATGCATCGGTCATGATTGCTCAAGCGGCTCTTGAATCTGGTTGGGGAAGCAGTACGCTTTCTCAAGCACCGAACTATAACCTATTTGGTATTAAGGGTGCTTATAATGGCCAAAGTGTGCGTAAAAATACCTTGGAAGACGATGGCTCAGGGAATTACTACAGTATCCAAGATAATTTCAAACGTTACAATCATTACGGTGAGTCACTTGAAGATTATGCAGGAACTTTGACCGGTTATAATGATGATAATAGCTGGCGTGCGAAGTATTATGCGGGTGCACGTCGTTCAAATACGAACAGCTATAAGGATGCAACAGCGCACTTAACAGGCCGTTACGCTACAGATACAAGCTATGCGTCTAAATTAAATCGTATCATCGAAGAGAACAACTTAACTCGCTTCGACGTTGCCGGCGTGCCGAACACAGCAGTTCGCTCAAGCACACAAACACAAACAACAAAGGATATGGTCTCAACCCCAACACCTTCAGCTTCAAGTGCTGGTAGTTACACTGTGCAAAAAGGGGACACCCTATACAGCATCGCTCGTCGCAACGGCTTGAGCGCTAACAAACTAATCGCAGATAATGGCGGTTCAACGTTAATCAAAGTCGGGCAAAATATTAACTTTGGCACAGCAACTGACAGTAACACAGTAGCTACCGCAAGTCCAGCTGCAGCGACAATGGCATCAACAAGCACTGAGTCTTCTGAATCAGCAACACGTGCAAGCGCGCCTGCTGCGACAACTGCTGGCAGTTATACTGTTCAAAGAGGCGACACGCTTTACAGTATTGCTCGTCGCAACGGGTTAAACGTGAATGATTTAATCGCAGCCAATGGTGGAACGAGCTTGATTAAAGCTGGCCAAACATTGAACTTAAGTGGAGCAAGCTCAGTGAGCACCCCAGCTCCAGCTAGCCAAGCAGTCGAAGCGCCTGCTTCAGTCGAAGCGCCTGCTTCAGCCGAAGCGTCCGGTAATGCTTACGCAGTCCAAGCTGGCGACACGCTTTACAGCATCTCTCGTCGCACTGGCGCAGACTTAAATACATTAATCGCTCAGAATGGTGGCTCAACCTTAATTACAGTTGGCCAAACGTTGAACTTAAGTGGAGCAAGCTCAGTGAGCACCCCAGCTCCAGCTAGCCAAGTAGTCGAAGCATCTGAAGCAGTTACATCTGATCCAGTACAAGCAGAATCTGTAGTTGCAAGCCCAGCACCTGCTTCAACGGAAGCTGTCGGCAATGCTTACGCAGTCCAAGCTGGCGACACGCTTTACAGCATCTCTCGTCGCACTGGCGCAGACTTAGACACATTAATCGCTCAGAATGGTGGCTCAACCTTAATTACAGTTGGCCAAACCATCCAATACTAA